In Nitrospirota bacterium, a genomic segment contains:
- a CDS encoding CBS domain-containing protein codes for METEDVKRARDIMNRKVITVRPDTSVEELGRLFIEKNISGAPVIDENGNLYGIVTENDLISKEKRFHIPTIIRIFDAIIPLQSDAAVEREIKKMAATTVGDICTREVITVDEDATINDIATIMTGKKIHLLPVLKEGKLVGIIGKKDVIRAIAGEART; via the coding sequence ATGGAAACAGAAGATGTGAAGAGGGCAAGAGATATTATGAACAGGAAGGTTATAACCGTAAGGCCTGATACCTCTGTGGAGGAGCTCGGCAGGCTCTTCATTGAGAAGAATATTTCAGGTGCACCAGTAATTGATGAAAATGGGAACCTCTATGGTATTGTTACAGAGAATGACCTGATCAGTAAGGAGAAGCGTTTTCACATCCCCACTATAATCAGAATATTCGACGCCATTATCCCCCTTCAGAGTGATGCAGCAGTTGAGAGAGAGATAAAAAAGATGGCTGCCACAACCGTTGGGGATATATGCACAAGAGAGGTTATAACAGTGGATGAAGATGCGACTATTAATGACATTGCCACTATCATGACCGGGAAGAAGATACATCTCCTCCCTGTACTAAAGGAAGGAAAGCTGGTGGGGATAATCGGGAAAAAGGATGTAATAAGGGCTATTGCCGGAGAGGCCAGGACATAA
- a CDS encoding TlyA family RNA methyltransferase has product MKERLDKLLIKKGLVSSRERAKALILEGRVLVNRAPVDKAGTLIDENAEIVLRGEDLPYVSRGGLKLEAALEHFHIQLDGRVVMDVGASTGGFTDCMLQKGARKVYAVDVGYGQLSWKLRKDPRVVVLERTNIRYLTEEMVPEKVDFVTIDVSFISLLKVVPKILEFLRNGGGILALIKPQFEVGKGEVDKGGVIKSIEKRMNVVRSITEGFESLGLVVQGVFESPVKGQKGNIEYFIYMINPDSARTPIR; this is encoded by the coding sequence TTGAAGGAAAGACTTGACAAACTCCTGATAAAAAAGGGCCTTGTATCTTCCAGGGAAAGGGCAAAAGCCTTGATTCTGGAGGGGAGGGTTCTTGTAAACAGGGCACCTGTTGACAAGGCAGGTACCCTGATTGATGAAAATGCCGAGATTGTACTGAGGGGAGAAGACCTTCCTTATGTAAGCCGGGGAGGGCTGAAGCTGGAGGCCGCACTTGAGCATTTCCATATTCAGCTTGATGGCCGGGTTGTGATGGATGTGGGGGCCTCTACCGGCGGGTTCACTGATTGCATGCTCCAGAAGGGTGCAAGGAAGGTATACGCAGTTGATGTGGGGTATGGACAGCTCTCCTGGAAGCTGAGGAAAGACCCGAGGGTTGTGGTTCTTGAGAGAACTAACATCAGGTATCTGACAGAGGAGATGGTTCCCGAAAAAGTTGATTTTGTTACAATAGATGTCTCTTTTATTTCACTTTTAAAGGTTGTCCCGAAAATACTTGAGTTTCTCAGGAATGGGGGCGGGATACTTGCACTCATAAAACCACAGTTTGAAGTCGGCAAGGGAGAGGTGGACAAGGGGGGAGTGATAAAAAGCATTGAAAAGAGAATGAACGTTGTCAGGAGTATCACCGAGGGTTTTGAGTCCCTGGGTCTTGTGGTGCAAGGTGTATTTGAATCCCCTGTCAAGGGGCAAAAAGGCAATATTGAATATTTTATTTATATGATAAACCCGGATTCCGCCAGGACACCGATACGTTGA
- the guaA gene encoding glutamine-hydrolyzing GMP synthase encodes MIEREKILVLDFGSQYTQLIARRVRECRVYSEIFPFNASIEKIREFNPQGIILSGSPSSVYDEGTPIPDKEIFNLGVPVLGICYGMQLMAFLLGGEVKKALRREYGRAELIIDDDRDLLWGIIDHSVVWMSHADRIEKCPRGFVPIAHTDNSPIAAMADHERMLYALQFHPEVVHTTEGKRILQNFVLNICKCRPVWQMSSFIDWAVDDIKKTVGNNRVICALSGGVDSSVVAVLVHRAVGENLTCIFVDNGLLRKGEVEKVQDTFERHFHIKLITVDAKERFLRLLNGVTDPEKKRKIIGNEFISVFEEEAGKITDAMFLAQGTLYPDVIESVSFKGPSAIIKSHHNVGGLPEVMKLKLIEPLRELFKDEVRELGEELGLPEEICWRHPFPGPGLAIRCIGEITGKRLEILREADAIVLEEIKKAGLYREIWQAFAVLLPIRSVGVMGDERTYEHVLAVRAVTSMDGMTADWAKIPDDILGKMSNRIINEVKGINRVVYDISSKPPGTIEWE; translated from the coding sequence ATGATAGAAAGAGAAAAGATACTTGTTCTTGATTTTGGCTCTCAATATACCCAGCTTATCGCCAGGAGGGTGAGGGAGTGCAGGGTATATTCCGAAATCTTCCCCTTTAATGCGTCTATTGAGAAGATCAGGGAGTTTAATCCACAGGGGATAATCCTTTCAGGCAGCCCTTCAAGTGTTTACGATGAGGGAACTCCGATCCCTGACAAGGAGATATTCAACCTTGGGGTTCCGGTGCTTGGCATATGTTACGGCATGCAGTTGATGGCATTTCTCCTTGGAGGTGAAGTCAAAAAGGCCCTGAGAAGAGAGTATGGACGGGCTGAACTGATAATAGATGATGACAGGGACCTCCTGTGGGGAATAATAGACCACTCCGTAGTCTGGATGAGTCATGCAGACAGGATAGAGAAATGTCCAAGGGGTTTTGTCCCCATTGCGCATACAGATAATTCGCCCATTGCTGCTATGGCAGACCATGAAAGGATGCTGTATGCGCTTCAGTTCCACCCGGAAGTCGTGCATACAACAGAAGGCAAGAGGATTTTACAGAACTTTGTGCTCAATATATGCAAATGCAGGCCTGTATGGCAAATGTCGTCTTTTATTGACTGGGCTGTAGATGATATAAAGAAGACCGTTGGTAACAACAGGGTAATATGTGCCCTGAGCGGTGGAGTTGACTCCTCGGTTGTTGCGGTTCTCGTGCACAGGGCTGTCGGAGAAAACCTTACCTGTATATTTGTAGACAACGGGCTTCTCAGAAAGGGAGAAGTAGAGAAGGTACAGGACACTTTTGAGAGACATTTTCATATAAAGCTGATAACAGTCGACGCAAAAGAAAGGTTTCTGAGATTATTGAATGGGGTTACAGACCCTGAAAAAAAGAGGAAGATAATAGGGAACGAGTTCATCAGCGTCTTTGAGGAAGAAGCCGGAAAGATAACCGACGCCATGTTTCTTGCCCAGGGCACGCTATATCCTGATGTGATAGAGAGTGTTTCCTTCAAGGGCCCCTCTGCAATAATAAAGTCTCATCATAATGTCGGCGGTCTGCCGGAGGTGATGAAGTTAAAGCTCATTGAGCCCCTGCGCGAACTCTTCAAGGATGAGGTGAGAGAACTTGGTGAGGAACTGGGACTCCCTGAAGAGATCTGCTGGAGACATCCCTTTCCCGGACCGGGCCTTGCAATCAGGTGCATTGGAGAAATCACCGGAAAAAGACTCGAGATACTTAGAGAGGCAGATGCCATAGTGCTTGAGGAGATAAAGAAAGCAGGGCTGTACAGGGAAATCTGGCAGGCATTTGCAGTCCTCCTGCCGATCAGGAGCGTTGGCGTTATGGGAGATGAACGGACTTACGAACACGTTCTTGCAGTGAGGGCGGTAACAAGTATGGATGGAATGACGGCAGACTGGGCAAAAATACCTGATGATATACTCGGAAAGATGTCAAACCGCATCATAAATGAAGTCAAGGGAATTAACCGCGTGGTTTATGACATAAGCTCCAAACCACCGGGCACCATAGAGTGGGAATGA
- a CDS encoding type III PLP-dependent enzyme translates to MQAIPEFVRSSTWEKVLNFIATSDEAAPYLLMDKDVVREKASVIGKGIRNCRVYYAVKANPHIEIAGLLDRPGMNYEIASEGELKILSALGVKPGRIISSNPVKSPAFIRYAVDYGVNYFAFDSVAEVDKLAAYAPECNVYIRLTVPNEGSEWPLSKKFGIEPDTAVELLLYARERGLNPVGITFHVGSQCTNIYNWSMALDKVSAVWSSAGSAGISLKVLNIGGGYPIRYTKEVIDIQNIEEMIDTLISRKFPEDVQVQLEPGRAVVGDAGVFVTSVIGKARRGNVNWLYIDVGVFNGLMESIGGIKYQYIVGSRAETKMWTIAGPSCDSFDVIAHDVELPEPMIGDHLLILSSGAYTISYASEFNGFPVPKTILI, encoded by the coding sequence GTGCAGGCAATACCGGAGTTTGTCAGGTCATCCACCTGGGAAAAAGTCCTGAACTTTATAGCAACAAGTGATGAGGCCGCCCCTTATCTGCTGATGGACAAGGACGTGGTCAGGGAAAAAGCGTCCGTTATCGGCAAAGGAATCCGTAATTGCCGTGTATACTATGCTGTAAAGGCAAACCCTCATATCGAGATTGCAGGATTGCTCGACAGGCCGGGCATGAATTATGAGATTGCATCTGAAGGCGAGCTGAAGATACTCTCCGCACTCGGGGTAAAACCCGGAAGGATCATATCCAGCAATCCGGTAAAAAGTCCTGCTTTTATCAGGTATGCCGTAGATTATGGCGTAAATTATTTTGCCTTTGACTCTGTGGCAGAGGTTGATAAACTTGCAGCTTATGCCCCGGAATGCAATGTTTATATAAGACTGACAGTGCCCAATGAGGGCAGTGAATGGCCCCTGAGTAAAAAATTCGGTATTGAGCCTGATACGGCAGTCGAACTACTCCTGTATGCAAGGGAAAGGGGGCTCAATCCTGTGGGCATTACATTCCACGTAGGGTCTCAATGTACGAATATATATAACTGGAGTATGGCCCTTGACAAGGTAAGCGCAGTCTGGAGCAGTGCCGGGAGTGCGGGAATAAGTCTTAAAGTCCTGAATATCGGCGGTGGTTACCCGATCAGGTACACGAAAGAGGTTATTGACATACAGAATATTGAGGAGATGATTGATACCCTCATTTCCCGGAAATTCCCTGAAGATGTTCAGGTGCAGTTGGAACCGGGCCGTGCAGTAGTTGGAGACGCCGGTGTATTTGTCACCTCAGTCATCGGAAAGGCCAGGAGGGGGAATGTTAACTGGTTATATATCGATGTTGGTGTGTTTAACGGCCTTATGGAGAGCATTGGCGGGATAAAGTATCAATATATAGTAGGCAGCCGGGCTGAGACGAAGATGTGGACAATTGCAGGACCGAGCTGCGACAGTTTTGATGTTATAGCCCATGACGTTGAACTGCCGGAACCGATGATTGGAGACCACCTGCTGATTCTTTCCTCAGGAGCCTATACAATATCCTATGCGTCTGAATTTAACGGTTTTCCTGTACCGAAGACTATCCTGATATGA
- a CDS encoding uracil-DNA glycosylase: MGGTVRDIDISQLGMLFRFYEALGFDRLAVDIPEKTVSNGGDYQHKEEGLKRDIEANRPKTEESLHKQEGLKRLRAEIGDCRRCRLSEGRTNLVFGEGNPDAGLMFVGEAPGEQEDRQGRPFVGRAGELLTRLIEKMGFSREEVYIANTVKCRPPDNRNPQEDEIKTCMPFLEKQIEIIEPAVIMTLGSVATKALLGDIGSISKVRGKTYRYKGIPVVPTFHPSYLLRNVKSKWLTWNDAQVVLKLLESS; encoded by the coding sequence ATGGGGGGAACGGTGAGGGATATAGATATTTCTCAACTCGGGATGCTCTTCCGGTTTTACGAGGCACTCGGGTTTGACAGGCTTGCAGTTGATATACCGGAGAAGACCGTATCTAATGGCGGTGATTACCAGCATAAGGAAGAAGGGCTAAAGAGGGATATTGAAGCGAATAGGCCGAAGACCGAAGAGTCTCTGCATAAGCAGGAAGGGCTAAAGAGGCTGAGGGCTGAGATAGGTGATTGCAGGAGGTGCCGCCTTTCCGAGGGAAGGACCAACCTCGTATTCGGTGAAGGCAATCCGGATGCAGGGCTTATGTTTGTTGGTGAGGCCCCCGGAGAGCAGGAGGACAGGCAGGGGAGGCCTTTTGTCGGAAGGGCTGGTGAGCTGCTCACACGCCTTATAGAGAAGATGGGTTTTAGTAGAGAGGAAGTATATATAGCCAACACCGTCAAGTGCCGGCCTCCCGATAACCGCAATCCCCAGGAGGATGAGATAAAGACCTGTATGCCCTTTCTTGAGAAACAGATTGAGATTATAGAGCCGGCGGTTATCATGACCCTTGGCTCAGTAGCGACAAAGGCCCTGCTTGGCGACATAGGGAGCATCTCAAAGGTGAGGGGAAAGACTTACAGGTATAAGGGGATCCCTGTTGTTCCGACCTTCCACCCCTCCTATCTGCTGAGAAACGTGAAGAGTAAATGGCTTACCTGGAATGATGCACAGGTTGTGTTGAAATTGCTTGAGTCATCATAG
- the pgeF gene encoding peptidoglycan editing factor PgeF: protein MIIPENLKISGLSAFFTDRNAGIGTGLLSHLSGIPEEALYMPVQQHTDLVLVLEEFCRPETADAVVTAVRGILIGVRVADCVPILVYDREKEIAGVVHAGWRGTAKGILGKTIKVMADRFSSRVDDILIAFGPSIRGCCYEVSEGVLSAVEAATGEGDYILRKGNKGYMDLAFANRFQALSMGVPEGNLWMSGECTYCLPERFFSYRYSRTGKRQGGFIGLTIDYYGNVNR from the coding sequence ATGATAATACCTGAAAACCTTAAAATCTCCGGACTGTCGGCTTTCTTTACAGATCGTAATGCAGGGATAGGGACGGGCCTTTTATCTCACTTATCCGGTATTCCGGAGGAAGCCCTGTATATGCCCGTTCAGCAACATACGGACCTCGTGTTAGTGCTTGAGGAGTTTTGTCGTCCTGAGACGGCTGATGCCGTTGTGACGGCAGTTAGAGGAATCCTCATAGGCGTAAGAGTGGCTGATTGTGTTCCCATCCTTGTGTATGACAGGGAAAAGGAGATTGCCGGTGTTGTTCATGCCGGCTGGCGGGGGACTGCTAAGGGGATACTCGGAAAGACCATCAAGGTAATGGCGGATAGATTTTCTTCGAGGGTTGATGATATATTAATTGCCTTTGGCCCGTCTATCAGGGGATGCTGCTATGAAGTTAGCGAAGGTGTCCTCTCTGCAGTTGAAGCTGCCACAGGAGAGGGTGATTATATCCTGAGAAAAGGGAATAAGGGTTATATGGATCTTGCGTTTGCAAACAGATTCCAGGCCCTTTCAATGGGGGTTCCTGAGGGGAATCTCTGGATGTCAGGGGAGTGTACGTACTGCCTTCCCGAGAGGTTTTTCTCATACAGGTATTCAAGGACAGGGAAGAGGCAGGGAGGGTTTATTGGATTGACTATTGACTATTACGGAAACGTAAACCGGTGA
- the dxs gene encoding 1-deoxy-D-xylulose-5-phosphate synthase, which translates to MPDMLKDIKDPDDIKKLDFPALIELTGEIRERIIETVSCTGGHLASSLGVIELTIALHYVFDSPTDKIIWDVGHQSYAHKLITGREERFSTLRQYRGISGFPKRTESPHDHFGTGHSSTSISAALGMAEARELKEEDFSVVAVIGDGAMTSGLAFEGLNNAGHLGIPLIVVLNDNEMSISRNVGALSSYFNRILTGELYQRFKKDTKAFLEGIPKVGDRMYRLAHKLEETVKSLLLPGHIFEELGFNYIGPIDGHDIETMIETFKRIRRADGPVLVHVITTKGKGYEFSEKNPSWFHGVGPFELATGSPKGSGGIASYSDVFGNTLTEIAKKDERVVAVVAAMTEGTGLGDFARTFPDRFFDVGIAEPHAVTFAAGLAANGFIPVVAVYSTFLQRSYDEILHDVCLQNLPVVFAIDRAGIVGDDGPTHHGAFDISYLRHIPNLVVMAPKDKGEFTEMLDFAISLKRPVAIRYPRGNCTEQFDHTQQTLRLGEGEILTDGNDLALLAIGSMVYPAYKAAQRLRAEGVSTMVVNARFAKPLDNDILLRISDSVRNLVTIEENSVAGGFGSSVLETLSSMGIHDMNVRVMGIPDIFVEQGPQSVLKRLLGLDEDGIFVTASSLIKHTKSRH; encoded by the coding sequence ATGCCGGACATGCTGAAAGACATAAAAGACCCGGACGATATCAAGAAACTTGATTTTCCCGCACTGATCGAGCTAACAGGAGAGATCAGGGAGCGGATTATAGAAACTGTATCCTGCACAGGCGGACATCTTGCTTCAAGCCTCGGTGTTATTGAACTGACTATCGCCCTTCACTATGTGTTTGACTCCCCCACGGACAAGATAATCTGGGATGTTGGACATCAGTCCTATGCACATAAACTGATTACCGGCAGGGAAGAGAGGTTCTCAACACTGAGACAGTACAGGGGAATCTCGGGTTTTCCGAAAAGAACAGAAAGTCCTCATGACCACTTTGGCACAGGACACAGCTCCACATCCATCTCCGCAGCCCTTGGGATGGCTGAGGCCAGGGAGCTTAAAGAAGAGGACTTCAGTGTGGTGGCTGTAATAGGTGACGGAGCGATGACATCAGGCCTCGCTTTTGAGGGGCTGAACAATGCAGGCCATCTCGGCATACCCCTTATCGTGGTGCTCAATGATAATGAGATGTCCATATCCAGAAATGTAGGTGCACTCTCCAGTTATTTTAACAGAATACTCACAGGTGAGCTATACCAAAGGTTTAAAAAAGACACCAAGGCCTTTCTTGAAGGGATTCCAAAGGTTGGGGACCGGATGTATCGCCTGGCTCATAAGCTTGAAGAGACTGTGAAGAGTTTATTACTTCCGGGGCATATATTTGAAGAGCTTGGATTTAACTATATCGGACCAATTGACGGCCACGATATCGAAACCATGATAGAGACTTTCAAAAGGATCAGGCGTGCTGACGGGCCCGTACTGGTCCATGTGATTACCACAAAAGGGAAAGGGTATGAGTTTTCAGAAAAGAACCCCTCATGGTTTCACGGTGTGGGGCCCTTTGAGCTCGCTACAGGTTCACCAAAGGGATCAGGTGGGATTGCATCTTACAGTGATGTCTTTGGCAATACCCTCACAGAAATTGCAAAAAAAGACGAGAGGGTTGTTGCCGTAGTTGCAGCAATGACAGAGGGGACAGGTCTGGGCGACTTTGCCCGAACCTTTCCTGACAGATTCTTTGATGTTGGAATTGCAGAACCTCATGCAGTCACCTTTGCCGCAGGTCTTGCAGCCAATGGGTTCATACCCGTGGTGGCAGTATACTCAACATTTCTGCAGAGGTCTTATGATGAGATTCTTCACGATGTCTGCCTCCAGAACCTGCCCGTGGTCTTTGCCATTGACAGGGCCGGCATAGTCGGGGATGACGGCCCGACACACCACGGAGCCTTTGATATAAGTTACCTCAGGCACATACCAAATCTTGTGGTTATGGCCCCAAAGGACAAGGGAGAATTTACTGAAATGCTTGATTTTGCCATCTCTTTGAAGAGACCTGTTGCCATAAGATACCCAAGGGGAAACTGCACTGAGCAGTTCGACCATACCCAGCAAACTCTGAGACTCGGAGAGGGAGAAATCTTGACGGATGGCAATGATCTGGCCCTCCTTGCAATCGGCAGCATGGTTTACCCTGCTTATAAAGCCGCTCAACGATTGAGGGCAGAGGGTGTCAGCACAATGGTGGTAAATGCGCGCTTTGCAAAACCCCTTGACAATGATATACTTCTCAGAATATCCGACAGCGTAAGAAACCTTGTTACAATAGAGGAGAATTCCGTGGCCGGTGGTTTTGGATCCTCAGTTCTTGAGACACTCAGCAGCATGGGGATACATGACATGAATGTGAGGGTTATGGGCATCCCGGATATATTTGTGGAACAGGGCCCACAAAGCGTTTTAAAAAGACTGCTGGGCCTGGATGAGGATGGCATCTTTGTAACAGCTTCCTCCCTTATAAAACATACAAAGTCAAGACATTGA
- a CDS encoding NAD(+)/NADH kinase, translated as MKNIGIISKPGKPEPPEILKELIPWLTGKGFNVFIDRETSEVLGIKGYSRSEIPGLVDVVVVLGGDGTMLGAARLVAEKGIPILGVNLGGLGFITEVNQSDIFTAIETMLKGECSVEERIMIQADIVRNGEAITTYTVLNDVVITKGALARIIDLETYIDHSYVTTFKSDGLIMSTPTGSTAYNLSAGGPIVHPVLDCIVLTPICPHTLTNRPIVLSGNSFIEVGLKSESEDVFLTLDGQIGVSLEKGDVVEVKKSPHKTRLFIPCERDYFQVLREKLKWGER; from the coding sequence ATGAAAAATATAGGCATAATATCAAAACCCGGCAAACCGGAACCTCCCGAGATACTGAAAGAGCTTATCCCCTGGCTCACAGGAAAGGGATTTAATGTCTTTATTGACCGGGAGACATCAGAGGTGCTGGGTATAAAGGGGTATTCACGTTCAGAGATACCCGGACTGGTGGATGTTGTGGTTGTGCTCGGGGGTGACGGGACCATGCTTGGTGCAGCCAGGCTGGTGGCTGAAAAAGGCATTCCTATCCTTGGGGTGAATTTGGGAGGTCTCGGGTTTATAACCGAGGTCAACCAGTCGGATATTTTTACAGCTATTGAGACGATGCTTAAGGGTGAGTGCTCTGTTGAGGAGAGGATAATGATTCAGGCCGATATCGTGCGTAACGGTGAGGCCATAACAACCTATACGGTCTTAAACGATGTGGTCATTACAAAAGGCGCCCTTGCAAGGATAATCGACCTTGAGACCTATATTGATCACTCATATGTCACTACCTTTAAGTCAGACGGCCTGATAATGTCTACACCAACAGGCTCAACTGCATATAATCTCTCTGCCGGTGGACCTATTGTCCATCCTGTCCTTGATTGTATCGTGCTTACACCCATATGTCCCCATACGCTGACAAACAGGCCCATTGTGCTCTCAGGGAACTCATTTATAGAAGTGGGACTCAAGTCTGAAAGTGAGGATGTGTTTCTTACACTTGATGGACAGATAGGGGTTTCACTTGAAAAGGGAGACGTGGTTGAGGTCAAAAAATCACCCCATAAGACCCGCCTCTTTATTCCCTGCGAGAGGGATTATTTTCAGGTCCTGAGGGAGAAACTAAAATGGGGGGAACGGTGA
- the speE gene encoding polyamine aminopropyltransferase: protein MIRFFEKDPYSPIQYVYDVEKILYKGKSPFQEIEVIENPFFGRMLILDGVVQLTERDEFFYHEMLVHVVMHAHPEPKRVVVIGGGDGGAVREVLRHETVEKLFFVEIDEEIINVSKKYFPTVSCELENSKVDIKCMDGSEFIKSRKGDIDVVIVDSTDIIGFAKSLFTVEFFKSVKESLSDNGMLVTLSESLHFHRDMVLGVQETMRLVFPVVDLYTAPIATYAGNWWTFSAASKSLSLREMRRPGIPGLRYYSDEIHRQAFLPPKMYEKLLKKSLNW, encoded by the coding sequence ATGATCAGATTTTTTGAGAAAGACCCCTACTCACCGATTCAATATGTTTATGATGTGGAAAAGATACTTTATAAGGGCAAAAGCCCGTTTCAGGAGATAGAGGTAATCGAAAACCCTTTTTTCGGCAGGATGCTGATCCTTGACGGGGTCGTCCAGTTAACTGAAAGGGACGAATTCTTCTACCATGAAATGCTGGTGCATGTGGTCATGCATGCCCACCCTGAACCAAAGCGGGTTGTAGTAATCGGAGGCGGAGATGGCGGGGCCGTAAGAGAAGTACTCAGGCATGAGACTGTGGAAAAGTTATTCTTTGTGGAGATAGATGAAGAGATCATAAATGTATCAAAAAAATACTTCCCCACTGTTTCCTGTGAACTGGAAAACAGCAAGGTAGATATAAAATGCATGGACGGGTCTGAATTTATCAAAAGCAGGAAGGGAGACATTGATGTAGTGATTGTTGACTCAACCGATATAATTGGCTTTGCAAAGAGTCTCTTCACCGTTGAATTCTTTAAATCCGTTAAAGAGAGCCTCAGTGACAACGGAATGCTTGTAACACTCTCTGAATCATTGCACTTTCACAGGGACATGGTGCTTGGGGTACAGGAGACCATGAGACTGGTGTTTCCTGTTGTAGACCTTTACACTGCCCCCATTGCCACCTATGCAGGTAACTGGTGGACATTCTCTGCTGCCTCAAAGTCTCTCAGCCTGAGGGAGATGAGAAGGCCCGGCATCCCGGGGCTCAGGTATTACAGCGACGAGATACACCGGCAGGCATTTCTTCCACCAAAGATGTATGAGAAATTATTAAAGAAAAGCCTGAACTGGTGA
- a CDS encoding farnesyl diphosphate synthase, giving the protein MVLKDYIKKRQELVDSYLKKYFAGEFLPERLYESVTYSLFAGGKRIRPVLAIASFEACGGKAEDILPQASAIELIHTYSLIHDDLPAMDDDAIRRGKPTNHKVFGEAIAILAGDALLTEAFVMFTEGERFSPHAVKEAIRILADAAGPRGMVGGQAEDILSERKEPDPRTVHFIHTHKTGALICASVRIAPVLAEASHEIIESLGMYGEKVGLAFQIVDDILDVTGDSDSLGKKTGADSEKGKMTYPAIYGIERSKAAANELVEEAISVIDFMGDGADSLRSIAKYLVQRTR; this is encoded by the coding sequence ATGGTCCTGAAAGATTACATTAAAAAGAGACAGGAACTTGTTGACTCTTATTTAAAGAAATATTTTGCCGGCGAATTCCTCCCCGAGAGGTTATACGAATCAGTAACATACTCCCTTTTCGCAGGTGGAAAGAGGATAAGACCTGTACTTGCAATAGCATCATTTGAGGCCTGTGGAGGAAAGGCAGAGGATATTCTTCCCCAGGCTTCCGCCATAGAACTAATTCATACGTACTCTCTTATTCACGATGACCTTCCGGCAATGGATGACGATGCGATAAGGCGAGGGAAACCCACAAACCACAAGGTCTTTGGTGAGGCAATTGCCATACTGGCCGGCGATGCGCTCTTAACAGAGGCATTCGTCATGTTTACCGAGGGCGAAAGGTTTTCTCCACATGCCGTGAAAGAGGCAATAAGGATACTGGCCGACGCTGCCGGCCCCAGGGGAATGGTCGGAGGACAGGCCGAAGATATACTTTCTGAAAGAAAGGAACCTGACCCCAGGACAGTGCATTTTATTCATACTCACAAGACCGGGGCTTTGATATGTGCTTCTGTCAGGATTGCACCCGTACTTGCAGAGGCTTCACATGAGATTATTGAAAGCCTCGGCATGTATGGTGAAAAAGTGGGCCTTGCCTTCCAGATTGTTGATGACATTCTTGATGTTACAGGTGACTCGGATTCACTCGGGAAAAAGACAGGAGCTGACAGTGAAAAGGGCAAAATGACATATCCAGCCATCTACGGAATTGAGAGGTCAAAGGCGGCAGCAAACGAACTTGTTGAAGAAGCCATTTCAGTCATTGATTTTATGGGAGACGGGGCTGACTCCTTAAGGAGCATTGCAAAGTATCTCGTGCAGAGGACAAGATGA
- the tsaE gene encoding tRNA (adenosine(37)-N6)-threonylcarbamoyltransferase complex ATPase subunit type 1 TsaE — translation MNTKFTVETSNERETINTGERLGRILGKGDIVCLYGDLGAGKTTFVKGIARGLGIEEREITSASFVIIAEHYGRIPLYHIDLYRVSGGDDVQDLGLEEYLDGEGVAVVEWAERLTGWDCSFRVDIKFLDDVRREITISGSRERIEALECGFSGFKEEL, via the coding sequence ATGAATACAAAGTTTACAGTAGAGACCTCCAATGAGAGGGAGACCATTAACACAGGCGAGAGGCTTGGCAGGATTCTCGGGAAAGGAGATATCGTCTGTCTGTATGGAGACCTTGGAGCCGGCAAGACTACTTTTGTCAAGGGTATTGCCCGGGGCCTTGGCATCGAGGAGCGGGAGATAACAAGCGCAAGTTTTGTTATAATTGCAGAGCATTACGGGCGGATCCCTCTCTACCACATAGACCTCTACAGGGTTTCAGGTGGAGATGATGTTCAGGACCTTGGGCTTGAGGAGTATCTTGACGGGGAGGGAGTCGCTGTGGTGGAGTGGGCGGAGCGGTTGACGGGCTGGGACTGTTCATTCAGGGTGGATATTAAGTTCCTGGATGATGTGAGGAGAGAGATAACAATAAGCGGGAGTCGGGAAAGGATAGAGGCTTTGGAGTGCGGATTTTCAGGTTTTAAAGAAGAACTATAA